The Ziziphus jujuba cultivar Dongzao chromosome 12, ASM3175591v1 sequence gacaAATAAAGAATTGTCACAGCTTTACTTTGTTCAGGTAACAGGTCTGGTGCTTGAGACTGCATAACCGTTAGTAGGCACAAGAGGAGCACGTTGAAGATTTTTAATTCCATTCCTTCTAAGAGAGTGAGGGTTTACTCCGGCCTTGTGAGCTGCAATAACACCGATTGCTTCCCAATAGTTTGACACCTTAACCTGCATGAGACCTCCAATTTCATTCAAGAACAGAACCATACATTGTTCTGGAGAAATCCTATTGTCTTTATGAGTATTTTTAGATTCAATTCTATATAAAGAAGACCTCAAGGATAAGTATTACAGCTGATCAATTATTACCCTAGTTTTATTAAAGATGGTTGTTTCTACACatagttttattaaagatgGTTGTTTCTATACTTTATGAAACACAATTAtactaataagaaaataaaataaataaataaataaaacataaaaaagagcAGTCAATGCCACCATCTCAAAGATTCATTTGAACTCTACAATGACTATATAAAATGTAAACTGGCTTCCAAATTCAGTGTCTCCAAAATGTGAAGTGTGGTTTATGGTGGATGGTGACAATACTCAGTAAGTCCAAAGAGTTGAAAGCTAGATAATTCATAACAAGATCAAATACTGTCAACTTTAAAGGAGGATTGAGAAAATAAAACGAAACATGGATGCTTACCGCTTCAATCCCAAGATTATCTGGTGTATCACTAAGAACTGTTTCATTTTCCTCCACAACTATAATAAGCGGCTGTAATGAAATTACTATTAGTGATAATAAGAGCATGGTAGCTTAAATGCAGTCAGAAAAATCTGTTCCTAcatattaaaccaaaaatataaattgatatttcttTGTGTCTGTACCTTATTTATATTCCTTTGTGCAAAAGCAAGAGCACCATCTCCTGCACAAGCATCTACGGGGAGGATAACACTATCAACATCGCTTGCCAGTATGCAACCTTTGTCCATGGACTCCGAATTCTTAATATATTGTGGTGCATTACTTAAACCAGCCAGCACGCATGGCAAGAATGTATATCCCAACTGTTGTAGAGAGAGAAGGGTAGTCATGCATGCCAAGGCTATGTTTGAAAATAAACCAGAAAAGGCAATTTTGGTCCGCAAGTTGCACTCAACATGTTTGGAATGTAAACCATTTTTGAGTTGCAAATCAAACAATTAGTTCACCCCCTAACCATTCTCTACTGATTAATCAAAAACATGCTTTCCTTTCTTTAACTTTCTttgaaggggaaaaagaaaattcaacctTTAACGTTCACGGATACTTCATATATTGACAGCTAGTTTCATCCATACAACAATAGTCATACTATACCATCGTCCTTCGATTCTCTTTTCATTACCATCTTAATGATTAGTAGCAACCACCTTGGAATGGATATTATTAGAGACAAGGATCATCCAGGTAAAGATGAGAAGCAAAAGGAGAATAAGCTATACTTATCTCTTGTGTTAAATCTATCAGATCACACTTATATAGTTATGTTAGAGTTATCAGATCAGTTTGTATAAGACTGTAGCCTTATCATCTTACTGTAAATGACCATATAAAGTGTAGATTTGTGATGTATAGTCATCAAttcaatacaaaaaatattcaaaaccgGTTATTAGCTTTTCTAACTTCCTAACAGAGTaggaacaattttttattttacttcatttttTTCAGGTTCATCATGTTATCATCAACTCTGGAATTTTTTCTTCCCAAAGGAACCCAGCTCACTCGAACATTTACCACCAATTGACTACCAAACTTaataccacaaattttctgcaatGGTGTCAACGTGCAATGGCTGCCATCAAAAGCAATAGAGTTCTGACTTACATCAGAGACAAAAATGACGCACTTGCTGAATTCATCAATGGCACTTCTAGACAACGGCCTACCAACGGTGCCCTATATTCACCAGATCAGCTTATCAAATAGTGATGTGTAGGTtcctgctctgataccaagttaGAAAAGCTAATAAAAGGCTTTGGATATTTTCTGTATTATTTATGAATGTGTACAATATTTTCTGTATTAAACGTATGATTGTATATACACTTGTATAGTCATTTACCTTAACATCATAAGGCAACAATCCTATACAAACTGATTTGATAACCATAACACAAATGTGATCTGATAGATTTAATACAAGAGATGAGTATAGTTAATTCTCCTTTTCCTTCTTATATGATCCTTATGTGTAATAGATACTGAATacatatttcttttataatcCCTAAGACGAACTTAAATCTGTGCTCAACTGCTAACACAGGTCACTAACCACAAATTATTAACACATCAACAAAGGTAGACTGCGTGTGTACATTTGGTTGAGAAATATATATGGTAAAATTGTTGGTGCACTATTTCAacaaaaagataacaaaaaaatctagatCCTATGAAGTATCAAAAAACTGACAATCATTACAAGCTTCcttcaataaataattgatataacatACTGCTCACATAAAATCtgcttcaatttttttggattttgtaaGATTCATAACCTTAGATTACCTTGTGTCAGCTAATGCAATTCTTTATGTATCACTACCTATAGCCAACATCCCTTACAAAAAGGATACAATCCGCATCTGCTGTATTTAAATATGGGCAAGGAATCTTGTTCAAATTTTTATCTAGTTCAGAAAGGCCTGTGGGATAGAATATTATACTATGACTTGCAAAAAGGATTCAGCATcctattgtatttaaaaaaatattgtctagaatttgagttttaattttatctacTTCAAAAGACATTTATGGAATAATAGGACACTCTGGCTCTTGATGCTTGGCATAGCACAAACGACAAAGGCATTGACTGGAATAAGAATAAATTGTGATAAGGGACTACAAAATGCGCATTACATGAAAGCATAAATAGTTGAGCATCATCTAtttgtctctgtgtgtgtgcgtgtgtgcgcgcgagagagagagagagagagagaactatGAAAGATGTGCTTAGTTATCACGTATCATAAGTGATTGGTAGATTACCAACCTCCTCAGCAGCTGATTTTGGAGATAGAGTTAGGCTCAGGGGAAGGGGCGCTAAAGCAGGAGCATGTGCACATGGAATATGGAATTCCCTCACCACAAGATGGCTTATAATCGCTTCAGCTCCTGCCAATATGTCAATTCCCTGCAGAGTAAATGCTACACAGTGGAATGAGAAGTGAATTAACCAAATGTAAAAAATTGGCTTCATTCTTGAAATTTGAAACAATGAAAAGCAAGAATTGTTATAGATGCCAATGccataaaagaatataaaaaaactaaagaCGTAAACCAGAAATAATCTATTATCACAGAAGAAAAGTACCAATACTTATGATAGTCATATCCAATAGGAAAAGAACAGGTGAAATGGgagaaaataagaagaaaaagaaatattagcAACACCAGTATCTTCAATTATCCGCAACTCAAAAACAGTcgtaaaattcacaaattaccATGCTCAACACTCATAATACACAACAataattgaaccaaaaaaacCAAGATTAGCTCACACAAACTTAATTCACTTTGCCATACGAACTCACCACACACTAGTGACATACCATCCCTTGTCGATAATCATCTGTTTCTTGAAGATCATCATCTGGGAATCGTCCAACAACTGCAACAGCATTCACTTTTGATCGACTAATTAAGGTCTGCACAGCTCTCAAAAGTGAACCAGGGTGCTTAATTCTCCCTGCTGATTGCCCACTCTTTGGATCAACCCACATCTCTAcctacaaaaatttcgtccatTTAGAATTCTTGCAGTCACATATCAGCAGGAGACTTCTTAACCCCCGTTTCCCGTGGTTGGCTAATTGAGAATATATGTGGATCATAATATGTAGATGTAACCAACATTCAAAAATAAGCTTGAATTTAAtgtattaaattgaaatttaaaagatgTCATATCATATTAATGTACAGTACATTAGAAGTACCTAGACTTGACCCAAAAATTCGAGACATTAGCTGTTCTTGTAGACTTGCCAGAATAACTAATAATTGAAACCACGTATTTGCAGCTACAGCTATAAAGCTAGAGAGCAAAACGCCTCGAGTACAACAAACATGTTTCAGTTACAGAACTGTTCATGATCTTTCAGAGCACAAACTCATGAGCATAAATTGACAGAACCAATATAACCCATTTATCAGTTATAAACCACTGTTTAGACAATGCATCGTCAGAATATACTGAATGTTAGCTAACTTTACTTGCTTGACAGGTTCTCATATTGCTAAGAACATTATGACTGAATGAGTAGAAattaagcaaaaacaaaaacaacacatGTCCTTTCTcagctaaaaacaaaaacaaaaaagaaatacaaaatgtACCTCTAATGGGGTATCAGTGATGGCGTATTCCACCACAGGCAATCCAAGGGAAGCTCTTGCAGCATCAGCAACTTGTAGATGGCGAAGTTGAAGATCTTCCTCTATCCCAGCATCAAGAACCAGCCCCACCTGCTTCACATCACCACTATCAATACAAAAACAGAATGCTAAGCATGCCAGTAAATAATTCGCACATTTCCAACTTCCAAACATGATTTTCACAAAAATTAAACTTGTGTCAAACCCATAAACAAAATAGCCAGAGGCAGAGCCAAAAAGCAAAAGTACCCTATTTTGATGGACAGGTTGTAGACCCCACAACCCTTCTGCAAAGCGGTCAAGAGCATAACCTTCAACGTATAACGTGTTGGGCATAGGCCAATAGAGCATTGCTGCATTAAGCACCTGCACAGAAtcagaaaggaaaaaacaacGTTCACGTAAAAGCGAAATGCTATGGGACTTGTTGGGCTATTATAGAAATTTTGGGCTATGAGCCCAAAGCTACAGAGGCCGAAATTCCCAAAATACCCGTTGGGGATTATGGTTAGAGGAACATACGTTGGGGTGAGAGATGAGGCAATCGACGACGGAGGAGAGAGAGCGAGCCACAGGCAAAGCATCTCCGGCGTACCCACCAATTGCAGCTCCTATCCCGGTTGGGACTATCATTACGCTCGTGTAGTCCCTCTTAAACTGCGTGTCCAAACAGGACCCCAAAACCCACTCTTCTCAGaattgtattatatttttttaatctagcaatataaacgaaaaataaaaatttattaacatattGAGTTGGAACTTCAACTGACCTTCACTGAATGGTTTGGAGCGAAGCATGAAATTGTAGTTTTAATGGACGGTCTGGATTTGGTGGCGGACCGAGTTTGGGCAGTGAAAGAGGGAAATGGACGACTGAGATGGACCACCATTTCTGGTGGAGAGTGGAGACTCTCTTTGCTTTGAAATATgttgtactctctctctctgccgTCGAGGGAACCAGGATAAAGTCCCGCTGTGTTCCCGAATTTGCACTTACTTGACGATTTTGACCTTGCTGATCTATAAATTTGACACTAttatgtgtctatatatatatatatttttttttatttctaaggattttagagtttttacaccaaataatattatttgcaaATCTAGAATTTTGGACTGTTTGATATTCTGTGTTATATTGAAATATATTGAATTGGATTAGATTGAAATGaattgtataatataatattatactatatttgatattataatatattatactatatatttttatttttattaatataaaaatatttactatgtttgaaagaaaaaaaaaaaaaaaaaatgaaccgttttttttcaaaaaccccAATCTATCATTCTCTGGTTATCTAATCTAAgatcaatgaaaaaaaattattgttcttgttaatctaaattttattcacccaaaattcttaaactttttttttttattcaacatTTTTCTGCTTAATCAAGAATtcaaaaattcaagaaaaatttAAAGTAAATGGCTTTGGCTTTGGTGCTTGTCATTTTTTAATGAATGGAAGTTTGTTGTGGAAACTCAAGGTCTTGAACACAAACTTCTTGTTGTTCCAAATTtcgattgaagaagaagaagaagagggatcATTGACCATAAGATTAAGGAGCTTGGTATATCTGAAGGCATGGAAATTCTTTGGGTGGAGGATAGAGGCATCGGTCTTTAAGGTAAAATTCATGGTGGTCATATGGCTACCGACGAAATCATTTCGCTCGAAGATTCGGATGTTTAAATTGGGAGTGGGATTGGTAGAGTAAATACGGAGGAAGTGGGAAACAGAGGGGCCACTGATGCCAGCACCGATTATGCAGACAGTGAGGGGGTTTGGGGGTTTTGGTTATAGTTGTGTTTATGGTCTGAGTGAAAAGGAAGAAGactggaaaaagaagaagaagacaactCATTTGGGATGTATTTGTTAATACACTGTAGGATGCATTAAAGATAGAGAAAGATATTAGATAATTCAATTCATTTGTATTACCAAACATTGTATTGGATATAATAATACTATACAAAACTTTAATACACCATACCAACACACACACTTTTAGTGGTTAGCTCATTGCTCATACGGAGTCCTTTCGTACGATCGCaccaatttaaaacatattttgaaataatcaaaaggttttgataaatttttttaatatatatatatatataataaatatcaaagaagatttttaatatcaaattaacataagatcttattttcaatttttttaaaatttaaaattataacataatttatttttgttaaataaaattttaatatattattaaatcaatatttgattacatttaaaatttttaattttaattttaatttttaattttaattttaatttttaatttttaatttttaatttaataattattaaggataaaatttacTTTGTCAAAATAAGATCAATATTACTTAAATTttactatatgtatatacatatatattaaaaaaaaagtgttttttttttcttatggaaAGGGTTACTAATTAATGTAAacataaattgaatttatttcaaAAGGAATTTTTTTAAGGAGGATTTTACGCACACCTATACGTAAAACAAGCAAATGAGCGATACTCCAATGCTAAAGgattaatgatttaaaactaaaaataaatttaattggatgcatataaaaattgataactaATTATTGACCACAtacaagagaaggaaaaattgGACATACATCTTCCACCAACTATGTAATACCATTTATCTAATCACATAACTTACTGAATCTGTGATCCAATGATGAatttttacacttttttttttttggggggggtgggaatttaaattatataacccACGCAACTGGATTTCCGGATTATTCAAAATTCTCTAGACAAATTTATTAACATAACCCtgcacaattttttaaaaacaataaaagaaattaattaaaacataaaacttaacaatattcatttgaaaaagcaaataataataataatatccttTTAGTTTTACCGTTAGGATACGGCCTTCTAAATACACAGGACCTGTCGGACACATTCAAGAGATGATTTTGAGGGGCCTCATCATCGCATTGTCTTCATGATCCAAGATCTGCATATACCAATCAATCTTTTTACTTCCTCTTTTTTGGATTTTACATTAAGAACATCGCCAATAAGGtaagcaataaatatatatagtttttattttgtattttgctatgatatatatattatatacatttgtttagtttttaaaagGCTAATAAAATACGATAAGATGGGTATAAACAAGCCACTGCTTAGTGTACACCTTTACCAGCCAACATTCCTctacattttaaaaatccatctCCCACTATCACTTAAACTAATTCACAAGCACCTTTACGGAATCTGGTTTTACATTAAAATATGGCTACAGCCTAAGGCTGAAGGACAAGCTTCAAGATTAGGATTTCATGAGAACTTTGTCTTTATTATCCTCCACCACACAATTATTCAGTTCCGACCCGTCACgttcaaaatattattggaTTGCGTATCATCTATCTTCTTctagatgttgcccaattcCAACTTGTCATTTCAACCATGCTCTCTATTTttaaagtgtttgttttcttaacattttcaaaattgtttCATATTTTGTTGTTTACTAAAAACAAATCCATTAAAcaatacaaaaccaaaaacaaagtgATTACCCACCATATACTTTTCTCAACTTTATCTCTTTCagtgcttttatttatttatttattttatggaatgAAAAGATTCATTATTGACTTTGTGAACAAAGTGACGTATTCATATTTCTTCCATTGCgcttttttataatcatttaaAAGTTTGAAATAATCTTTCTTGTCGAATATTTAATTGAAAGATATAGGTTTTTCTTTTCGGTAATAATGTGAACGTTTAGAATTTAGCCAAAAAATAAGAAGTAAGAGAGAATCTACTTACGTGGCAATGGTAGACATAACCAGGATCCGCGGTTGCATCGAACACGTACGATGAATTCGAATGTATGTAAGAAAATCTCACCAGAATCTGGGTTACAGAACCGGGTCTCATCTTGAACACGTTCTTCCACCCCTTCTCGTGGGCAGGCACCACTATCCTTTTGCCACGTGCATACTTGCTTATCCGGCACTTATCGGCGTCGTTTAGCTTCGTCATACAATCTTTGAACTCTTCCACGTTAACCAACTCCGTCTGATTCAATACGACGAACAATCCCAAATGAATGTGCAGCGGATGATTATCCTCCGTCAGATTGATCACGTTCCAAACTTCCGTGGTCCCCTCTTTGGGTGTCTCAGTCACCGGCGCTTCGTACGGTTTACCATTCAAATATAGATGGATTGGCTCATCGACGTCGCTCGTGTACTCGTACATTGCGATGTATCGTGTGCGGGATGCACTGGATAATTTTGCCTTTGGGTACTGGATCAACTTCTTGGGGACACGTGACGTGTCAAGTTCTGTATGGTTGAGTATGACAAACTTCATCACCTTGCCGTTTGCTTCGTTGACTGGGTCCCCTGAAGGATAAGGATAAGTTGCATCATTGGCAAGGATAACACTATCACTTTTCGACTGTGAAAAGTCAACAACCACATCTGTGATCTCAGATGGCCCCAGTAAAAAATCCTTGGTGACAACCGATCTCTTTAGGTACGCTGAATCAGATGCCACGTGGGTAAATCTTAGACCGTTGGTGAAGAAGAATCTGAAGAATCTAGCATTGCTGGCGTTGATAATCCGGAATCTGTATTTACGACGTCGTACAGTCAAACGCGGCCATGCCTTCCCGTTGACTATTATAGCATCACCAAAATACTCTGGCTGCCATTGAGGGTGTATGGAGGGATTGTTTCCTGTAGAATTCATGTATATAGAACCGTCCTTCCGAAAGCTACGATCGAAAACGAGGAGCGTCCGATCAAATTCATCGCCATTGGGTAGGCCAAGTGGGGCTTCAACTTCATGATGGCGTATAATGTAGGCCCCAATCAAACCAGCTAAAAGATTGACTCTGGTCAACCCCATAGCATGATCATGGTACCAAAGATTTCCAGGATGTTGGTGGTTGCGGTAACGATATGTTTTGTGGGACCAAGTGGGGCCCTTGTCCCTAAATTTTCTAGTGAACCAAGAATTTGAGTTCCCATCACTTGCGGGTTCATCGATGCCCCCATGTAGATGCACCACAGTAGGAACGCCTGTCTTATTGGAAGGTATAGCAGTGGGAATGGTGGGGTCCCAAGGAAGTATGTGCTTCAGAGGGAGATGATTTTTCCACGTCACGTAGGTGTCAACTCCGTGGAGGGCTTCGATTGTCGGACCAGGAATTGTTGCCTTGGACCTTGACACACCGTAGGCAAACACTGGTGTTGGCGGAAGATCCTTGTGAAATTTCTGTAGTAAAGGAAATGCATTAACAACCGTTGGATTAATAGATGAAGTACACGAAAGAGGCCACtgattgattgattgattgatttttttttattactaattcaaaatgattacaatatttttttgctaaaacaAATTGATTACTATATTTGGTCACTCATTTCATCCATATAACATAAATCTgaaattaaggggaaaaaaaaaagaaaaaaaaaggaggaaataaaaattatcagaaaaatatatatttacagtaACATTCCACAAGGCATAGTCGCTCGTTATCGCCTAGGTAGGTTACACTGGGATTTGAGAATCTTTGTACCAATTCGCAGTTTTTTTGTCCAGCGTAACGTTGGCGaccaagaattaaaaaaataaagaaataataataataaaaaaaaatagcccTTGGGCGACTAGGttcagtaaaataaaattctatatatttatatgttaaaaattggagaattttatgcttttttttttaaagtaaaatttgGTAGATTTAAAAAGATGAAATTTTCACTATTTTTCGTGAACTTAAAGCAaacactaaaaaaatatatatttcggtaatacaaactctagaaaaatactaagAACAAACGGTAGAGAGCTGTCTTGTGCACaaggcaaaataaatatatatattaataataataataaaaaattgaagttcCCAAAGTTTTCATATTGGTCTAAACAGAGCAAACTCTTTTTGGTGGCGAAGAAATTAAATAGGAGGGATTAAATCTTTTGCTACcatatacatttaatttaagccaaaaaaaaaaagttcgaaAAATACtcatattctaattttttttagataataaCAAAAACTCATCCTTTAAGTGGACATACGGCGTTTGGAAACCCAGAAATGAATCAGACACTCAGAAAGTCACATGGTTAGTCTGTCCATATGAGCGATTCAGAGATGGTCTATAAGACTCTAACACTACCAAACAAAAAAGACATAAAACTGGTACCGAAAAGTAGAGCTTACTTAAAGACATAAAACTGGTACAGAAAAATAGAGCTTACTTTTTAGATAATGGAAAAGACAAaagcaataaacaaaaaaataaaaataaaaataagaggtTGAAATAGCACTTACCCATTTCTTCTTGAACATTCCGATCTGCAATGACTTAGATTTGGGAACACCATCGACAAACtcaaatccatataatttaGGCATATCAGGAAGCTCATCCACAAACATTCTCAACTTTGATGGATTTATTATCTCCTCTTCTGCCCATGAACTGTTAATAAGAAACCCAATCACAGTCACTGATACCATACTAAACATCAAACTTCTTCTAGCCATGGAAGCCATCTCTCTGAACTACATGCAAGGTTTTAGAGAAAGGAGATATGagtgtaaatttatttatatatatggtaatgGGGTATTTGAATGGTTTTGGGATtggattttaaatatcaaaaaaaaaaaataaaagggtgttttaaaaatatgataattacgTACTTGTTTGGTATAGAAGATTAGAGAACTAGAATATCAGAAAATGGAATCGATGGTGATGAAGATGGAAGCGTGACTATTTTCCAATGGTGGGCTTCGTTGTCTCCGGAAAAAGGAAGAGCATAAAGACACCTTTTCCAATTCCGGGGCATGCATAACTTTCACTCTccactttcatttttattactCTTTTGTCCTTCG is a genomic window containing:
- the LOC107429659 gene encoding uncharacterized protein LOC107429659 isoform X1, translating into MVVHLSRPFPSFTAQTRSATKSRPSIKTTISCFAPNHSVKFKRDYTSVMIVPTGIGAAIGGYAGDALPVARSLSSVVDCLISHPNVLNAAMLYWPMPNTLYVEGYALDRFAEGLWGLQPVHQNRVGLVLDAGIEEDLQLRHLQVADAARASLGLPVVEYAITDTPLEVEMWVDPKSGQSAGRIKHPGSLLRAVQTLISRSKVNAVAVVGRFPDDDLQETDDYRQGMGIDILAGAEAIISHLVVREFHIPCAHAPALAPLPLSLTLSPKSAAEELGYTFLPCVLAGLSNAPQYIKNSESMDKGCILASDVDSVILPVDACAGDGALAFAQRNINKPLIIVVEENETVLSDTPDNLGIEAVKVSNYWEAIGVIAAHKAGVNPHSLRRNGIKNLQRAPLVPTNGYAVSSTRPVT
- the LOC107429659 gene encoding uncharacterized protein LOC107429659 isoform X2; amino-acid sequence: MLCLWLALSPPSSIASSLTPTCLMQQCSIGLCPTRYTLKVMLLTALQKGCGVYNLSIKIGGDVKQVGLVLDAGIEEDLQLRHLQVADAARASLGLPVVEYAITDTPLEVEMWVDPKSGQSAGRIKHPGSLLRAVQTLISRSKVNAVAVVGRFPDDDLQETDDYRQGMGIDILAGAEAIISHLVVREFHIPCAHAPALAPLPLSLTLSPKSAAEELGYTFLPCVLAGLSNAPQYIKNSESMDKGCILASDVDSVILPVDACAGDGALAFAQRNINKPLIIVVEENETVLSDTPDNLGIEAVKVSNYWEAIGVIAAHKAGVNPHSLRRNGIKNLQRAPLVPTNGYAVSSTRPVT
- the LOC107429655 gene encoding multicopper oxidase LPR1, encoding MASMARRSLMFSMVSVTVIGFLINSSWAEEEIINPSKLRMFVDELPDMPKLYGFEFVDGVPKSKSLQIGMFKKKWKFHKDLPPTPVFAYGVSRSKATIPGPTIEALHGVDTYVTWKNHLPLKHILPWDPTIPTAIPSNKTGVPTVVHLHGGIDEPASDGNSNSWFTRKFRDKGPTWSHKTYRYRNHQHPGNLWYHDHAMGLTRVNLLAGLIGAYIIRHHEVEAPLGLPNGDEFDRTLLVFDRSFRKDGSIYMNSTGNNPSIHPQWQPEYFGDAIIVNGKAWPRLTVRRRKYRFRIINASNARFFRFFFTNGLRFTHVASDSAYLKRSVVTKDFLLGPSEITDVVVDFSQSKSDSVILANDATYPYPSGDPVNEANGKVMKFVILNHTELDTSRVPKKLIQYPKAKLSSASRTRYIAMYEYTSDVDEPIHLYLNGKPYEAPVTETPKEGTTEVWNVINLTEDNHPLHIHLGLFVVLNQTELVNVEEFKDCMTKLNDADKCRISKYARGKRIVVPAHEKGWKNVFKMRPGSVTQILVRFSYIHSNSSYVFDATADPGYVYHCHILDHEDNAMMRPLKIIS